From Rubrivirga sp. SAORIC476, a single genomic window includes:
- a CDS encoding thioredoxin family protein, with translation MRALSLFSFLLLAACASEPADAPAPEAAPDAPVETAEAPTPGATAPAFTLVDTDGTEHSLADFRGQTVVLEWLNYDCPYVGKHYGGGNMQALQAQAEADGVVWLSIVSSAPGEQGHFEPDVMNARTEQEGGQQAAVLLDPDGTVGRAYEAKTTPHMFVIDAVGTVVYNGAIDDRPTSDLADLEGATGYVTPAIVAALAGQSVDPATTQPYGCSVKYADEA, from the coding sequence ATGCGCGCCCTCTCTCTCTTCTCCTTCCTCCTCCTGGCCGCCTGTGCCTCCGAGCCCGCCGACGCCCCGGCGCCCGAGGCGGCCCCCGACGCTCCGGTCGAGACCGCCGAGGCGCCCACGCCCGGCGCGACGGCCCCAGCCTTTACGCTCGTCGACACCGACGGCACGGAGCACTCGCTCGCCGACTTCCGCGGCCAGACGGTCGTGCTGGAGTGGCTCAACTACGACTGCCCGTACGTCGGCAAGCACTACGGCGGCGGCAACATGCAGGCCCTCCAGGCACAGGCCGAGGCGGACGGGGTCGTGTGGCTCTCCATCGTCTCGTCGGCCCCCGGCGAGCAGGGCCACTTCGAACCCGACGTGATGAACGCGCGGACGGAACAGGAGGGCGGGCAGCAGGCCGCGGTACTCCTCGACCCGGACGGCACCGTCGGCCGCGCCTACGAGGCCAAGACGACGCCCCACATGTTCGTGATCGACGCCGTCGGCACCGTGGTCTACAACGGCGCCATCGACGACCGGCCGACCTCGGACCTCGCCGACCTGGAGGGCGCGACGGGCTACGTCACGCCCGCCATCGTCGCGGCCCTGGCGGGCCAGTCCGTCGACCCGGCGACCACGCAGCCCTACGGCTGCTCGGTCAAGTACGCCGACGAAGCGTAG
- a CDS encoding dienelactone hydrolase family protein, translating into MSDAIPSRRQFLQALGLGAVAVHANPAAALTPPAALPRLGLASDGGSMLGAYGDWAARLALDPPTFSLRRDGWPSLDDWRAQARDRLLARIAPPERGAILTPEVVRTVEHDGLHIEELRWRMPVGPPVEAVFLKPAGATAPLPGVLALHDHGGDKVHGWRKVAETDAPRSPMIQRHLDWLYSGRPWANDLAKRGYAVLAADGLAFGSRRVRLADVPERIRDDLPTAPPVSEDEIRAYNRWASGYESTFARSLFSAGTTWPGVTLADDRTALDVLCNRPDVDAGRVACGGLSGGGLRTVYLGGVDPRVKAAFCVSMMTTWTDFVLNKSHTHTWMVYAPLLPNELDYPEILGLRAPLPTLVQMNRQDRLFTFAETERADAILRDVFERADAADAYTGAVYDGDHAFPLPLQIDAFDWLDRTL; encoded by the coding sequence ATGTCTGACGCCATCCCGTCCCGCCGCCAGTTCCTCCAGGCCCTCGGGCTGGGCGCGGTCGCCGTCCACGCCAATCCGGCCGCAGCGCTGACCCCGCCCGCCGCTCTGCCGAGGCTGGGGCTCGCGTCGGACGGGGGCTCGATGCTCGGCGCCTACGGCGACTGGGCGGCCAGGCTGGCCCTCGACCCGCCGACGTTCTCGCTCCGCCGCGATGGCTGGCCGAGCCTCGACGACTGGCGGGCGCAAGCGCGCGACCGGCTGCTCGCACGGATCGCCCCGCCCGAACGCGGCGCCATCCTGACCCCGGAGGTCGTCCGCACCGTCGAGCATGACGGCTTGCACATCGAAGAACTGCGCTGGCGGATGCCGGTCGGGCCGCCCGTGGAGGCCGTCTTCCTGAAGCCCGCGGGGGCCACGGCGCCGCTGCCGGGCGTGCTCGCGCTCCACGACCACGGCGGCGACAAGGTCCACGGCTGGCGGAAGGTGGCCGAGACCGATGCGCCGCGCTCGCCGATGATCCAGCGCCACCTCGACTGGCTCTACAGCGGGCGTCCGTGGGCCAACGACCTCGCGAAGCGCGGATACGCCGTGCTCGCCGCCGACGGCCTGGCGTTCGGCAGCCGCCGGGTCCGCCTGGCTGACGTGCCGGAGCGCATCCGGGACGATCTTCCCACTGCCCCGCCAGTCTCCGAGGACGAGATCCGCGCCTACAACCGCTGGGCGAGCGGCTACGAGAGCACCTTCGCCCGGTCGCTGTTTTCGGCTGGCACCACGTGGCCCGGCGTCACCCTCGCCGACGACCGGACCGCGCTCGACGTGTTGTGCAACCGGCCCGACGTGGACGCCGGCCGTGTCGCCTGCGGTGGCCTCTCGGGTGGCGGCCTCCGGACGGTCTACCTCGGCGGCGTCGACCCGCGCGTGAAGGCGGCCTTCTGCGTCAGCATGATGACGACGTGGACCGACTTCGTGCTGAACAAGAGCCACACCCACACCTGGATGGTCTACGCGCCGCTCCTCCCGAATGAACTCGACTACCCGGAGATCCTGGGCCTGCGCGCGCCCCTGCCCACGCTCGTTCAGATGAACCGCCAGGACCGGCTGTTCACGTTCGCCGAGACCGAGCGGGCCGACGCCATCCTGCGCGACGTGTTCGAACGCGCGGACGCGGCCGACGCCTACACGGGGGCGGTCTACGACGGCGACCATGCCTTCCCGCTGCCCCTCCAGATCGACGCCTTCGACTGGCTCGACCGGACGCTCTGA
- a CDS encoding UxaA family hydrolase yields the protein MQTPLALQVHPDDNVAVAIEPLAAGTTVPVGEGEVTLRDDVPKGHKIALRDLDAGADIVKYGAHLGHTTEAVGAGAWVHSHNLATGLGELHDYAYHPVAPPAPIEGEVPTFQGYRRANGRVGTRNEIWVINTVACVNRAAERIARMANDRFGDRVDGVHSFSHPYGCSQLGDDLGYTQRVLAGLIRHPNAGGVLVIGLGCENNRLETLLERAGDVDRSRIRYFTSQLVGDEIEEGLEMVEELVAIAEHDERTACPVSDLVLGVKCGGSDAFSGITANPLVGRVSDRLTGMGGTVLQTEVPEMFGAEQQIMNRAATPEVFEATVGMINRFKQYFIDHDQPIYENPSPGNKDGGLTTLEEKSLGATQKGGTATVTAVLDYGEPTTEAGLNLIYAPGNDGVSVTAEVVAGATVVVFTTGRGTPLGFPVPTLKIATNSDIAARKPHWIDFDAGVLLSGSTTMDGLADDLFETIRATASGERRARNEDNDYREIAIWKDGVTL from the coding sequence ATGCAGACCCCCCTCGCGCTTCAGGTCCACCCGGACGACAATGTCGCGGTCGCCATCGAGCCGCTGGCGGCGGGGACGACCGTGCCGGTCGGGGAGGGGGAGGTGACGCTCCGCGACGACGTGCCCAAGGGCCACAAGATCGCCCTCCGCGACCTCGACGCCGGGGCCGACATCGTCAAGTACGGCGCCCACCTCGGGCACACCACCGAGGCGGTCGGGGCCGGGGCGTGGGTCCACTCGCACAACCTCGCGACGGGGCTGGGCGAGCTCCACGACTACGCCTACCACCCGGTCGCTCCGCCCGCGCCCATTGAGGGCGAGGTGCCGACGTTCCAGGGCTACCGCCGCGCGAACGGCCGCGTCGGCACGCGCAACGAGATCTGGGTCATCAACACGGTCGCCTGCGTGAACCGCGCCGCCGAGCGCATCGCGCGGATGGCGAACGACCGCTTCGGCGACCGCGTCGACGGCGTCCACTCGTTCTCCCACCCCTACGGGTGCAGCCAACTCGGCGACGACCTGGGCTACACGCAGCGCGTGCTGGCGGGCCTCATCCGCCACCCCAACGCGGGCGGTGTGCTCGTGATCGGGCTGGGCTGCGAGAACAACCGCCTGGAGACGCTCCTGGAGCGGGCCGGCGACGTGGACCGGAGCCGGATCCGCTACTTCACCTCCCAACTCGTCGGCGACGAGATCGAGGAGGGGCTGGAGATGGTCGAGGAACTGGTCGCCATCGCGGAGCACGACGAGCGGACGGCGTGCCCGGTCTCGGACCTGGTGCTGGGCGTCAAGTGCGGCGGCTCGGACGCGTTCTCGGGCATCACCGCCAACCCGCTCGTGGGCCGCGTCTCCGACCGGCTGACGGGGATGGGCGGGACCGTCTTGCAGACCGAGGTGCCCGAGATGTTCGGGGCCGAGCAGCAGATCATGAACCGCGCCGCCACGCCCGAGGTGTTCGAGGCGACTGTCGGCATGATCAACCGCTTCAAGCAGTACTTCATCGACCACGACCAGCCGATCTACGAGAACCCCTCGCCCGGCAACAAGGACGGCGGCCTGACGACGCTCGAGGAGAAGTCGCTCGGGGCCACGCAGAAGGGCGGCACGGCGACGGTCACGGCGGTCCTCGACTACGGCGAGCCCACCACCGAGGCGGGCCTCAACCTCATCTACGCGCCGGGCAACGACGGCGTCTCGGTCACCGCCGAGGTCGTCGCGGGCGCCACCGTCGTCGTGTTCACGACCGGCCGCGGCACGCCGCTCGGCTTCCCGGTGCCGACGCTCAAGATCGCGACCAACTCGGACATCGCCGCCCGCAAGCCTCACTGGATCGACTTCGACGCGGGCGTGCTCCTGAGTGGCTCCACCACGATGGACGGCCTGGCGGACGACTTGTTCGAGACGATCCGCGCGACGGCCAGCGGCGAGCGCCGCGCCCGCAACGAGGACAACGACTATCGTGAGATCGCCATCTGGAAGGACGGCGTCACCCTCTAG
- a CDS encoding bifunctional 4-hydroxy-2-oxoglutarate aldolase/2-dehydro-3-deoxy-phosphogluconate aldolase yields MTRHQILDAVLDSGAVAVVRMADSSRLVRLAEALAEGGVTAIEVTMTTPDALAVIGAVSRELGDAVTVGVGSVLDAETTRRAVDAGARYVVSPVFKTEIIDESHRLGVPAMTGCFTPTEILAATEAGADTVKVFPADVLGMAFFKGVLAPMPHLKLMPTGGVSLTNAGDWVRAGAVAVGVGSALLDKQAIADGDWATLTAHARTLRQSVEDGRASL; encoded by the coding sequence ATGACCCGTCACCAGATCCTCGATGCCGTGCTCGACAGCGGCGCCGTCGCCGTCGTCCGCATGGCCGATTCGAGCCGCCTGGTGCGGCTGGCCGAGGCCCTCGCCGAGGGCGGTGTGACGGCCATCGAGGTCACCATGACCACGCCCGACGCGCTCGCGGTGATCGGCGCGGTGAGCCGCGAACTGGGTGACGCCGTGACCGTGGGCGTGGGCTCCGTGCTCGACGCCGAGACGACGCGCCGGGCTGTCGACGCCGGCGCGCGCTATGTCGTCAGCCCGGTGTTCAAGACCGAGATCATCGACGAGTCCCACCGCCTCGGCGTCCCGGCCATGACGGGTTGCTTCACGCCGACCGAGATCCTCGCTGCCACCGAGGCGGGCGCCGACACCGTCAAGGTGTTCCCGGCCGACGTGCTCGGGATGGCCTTCTTCAAGGGCGTCCTCGCCCCGATGCCGCATCTGAAGCTGATGCCGACCGGCGGCGTCTCGCTGACGAACGCGGGCGACTGGGTCCGCGCCGGTGCCGTCGCCGTCGGCGTGGGCTCGGCGTTGCTCGACAAGCAGGCCATCGCCGACGGCGACTGGGCCACCCTCACCGCGCACGCGCGCACCCTCCGCCAGTCGGTGGAGGACGGCCGCGCGTCGCTCTAA
- a CDS encoding TRAP transporter substrate-binding protein — protein MPHAPVPHVPFWKRFAVLTALLAVSACGAEQDVTVIKLGHALATDHPVHRAMEFMAERLAEESGGTMRIDIYPSQQLGSEREMLELLQIGSLGMTKVSSSVLENFSPEYQVLSLPFVFREDAHRFAVLEGPIGEELLAAPEPYRLRGLAFYDAGSRSFYTVDRPVRTPGDLAGMKIRVQESQTAMDMVRALGGSPTPISFGELYTALQQGVVDGAENNPPSFYTSRHYEVAKYYVLDEHTAVPDVLIVSTTIWDRLTPQQREWLQAAAAASAVVQKEYWRESTEEALAAIRAAGVEVLSADKTPFEADVREMTAAYAADPELARVLDAIRATPTPSASGTAPADSTEGASPATPDADA, from the coding sequence ATGCCCCACGCCCCCGTCCCTCACGTCCCATTCTGGAAGCGCTTCGCGGTGCTCACCGCCCTGCTGGCGGTCTCCGCGTGTGGTGCCGAGCAGGACGTGACCGTCATCAAGCTGGGCCACGCGCTCGCGACCGACCACCCGGTCCACCGCGCGATGGAGTTCATGGCCGAGCGGCTGGCCGAGGAATCCGGCGGGACGATGCGGATCGACATCTACCCGAGCCAGCAACTCGGGTCGGAACGCGAGATGCTGGAGCTGCTCCAGATCGGCTCGCTGGGGATGACCAAGGTGTCGTCGAGCGTGCTGGAGAACTTCTCGCCCGAGTACCAGGTGCTGAGCCTGCCGTTCGTCTTCCGCGAGGATGCCCACCGGTTCGCCGTCCTGGAAGGGCCGATCGGGGAGGAGCTGCTGGCCGCGCCCGAGCCGTACCGCCTGCGCGGGCTGGCCTTCTACGACGCGGGCAGCCGGAGCTTCTACACCGTCGACCGGCCCGTCCGCACGCCGGGCGACCTCGCGGGCATGAAGATCCGCGTCCAGGAGAGCCAGACGGCGATGGACATGGTCCGCGCCCTGGGCGGCAGCCCGACCCCGATCTCGTTCGGCGAGCTCTACACGGCCCTGCAGCAGGGCGTGGTGGACGGGGCCGAGAACAACCCGCCGAGCTTCTACACGTCGCGCCACTACGAGGTCGCGAAGTACTACGTCCTCGACGAGCACACCGCCGTCCCGGACGTGCTGATCGTCAGCACGACGATCTGGGACCGGCTCACGCCGCAGCAGCGCGAGTGGCTCCAGGCCGCCGCCGCCGCCTCGGCGGTCGTCCAGAAGGAGTACTGGCGGGAGTCGACCGAGGAGGCGCTCGCGGCCATCCGCGCGGCGGGCGTGGAGGTCCTCTCGGCCGACAAGACGCCGTTCGAGGCCGACGTCCGCGAGATGACGGCCGCCTACGCCGCCGACCCCGAGCTGGCGCGCGTGCTGGACGCCATCCGTGCCACCCCCACCCCCTCTGCCTCGGGGACGGCCCCGGCCGACTCGACCGAGGGGGCGTCCCCTGCGACCCCCGACGCCGATGCGTAG
- a CDS encoding TRAP transporter large permease, producing MEWLDIAVLAGSFLSLLALGVPVAYSIGISTVLAMMLSILPAPAVTTVAQRMATGLDSFTLLAIPFFILAGQLMNRGGIARRLIDLAKSILGTLPGGLAHVNILASMLFGAISGSAVAAASAIGGVMAPVMEREGYDREFGAAVNITASTTGLIIPPSNVLIIYSLASGGVSIASLFLAGYVPGLVVGGLLMAVASVIALRRGYPREARSSFGEVAHRFVSAIPSLFLLVVVMGGIVGGVFTATEAAAVAVLYAFVLAFVYREISVSDLPRILLDSATTTAVVMLLIATSLAMSWIMAYANIPQNVTASLLALTDSPIAIMLMINLVLLVVGTFMDMTPAVLIFTPIFLPIAVGLGIDPIHFGIIMVLNLCIGLCTPPVGAVLFVGVGVANTTITKVLRPLVPLFLAMVVALLVVTFVPALSLWLPRLLGY from the coding sequence ATGGAGTGGCTCGACATCGCCGTCCTCGCCGGCTCGTTTCTCTCGCTCCTCGCCCTGGGGGTGCCCGTCGCCTACAGCATCGGCATCTCGACGGTGCTGGCGATGATGCTCAGCATCCTGCCCGCCCCGGCCGTCACGACGGTCGCCCAGCGCATGGCGACGGGGCTCGACAGCTTCACGCTGCTCGCGATCCCGTTCTTCATCCTGGCCGGTCAGCTGATGAACCGCGGCGGCATCGCGCGACGGCTGATCGACCTGGCGAAGTCCATCCTGGGGACGCTGCCGGGCGGACTGGCCCACGTCAACATCCTGGCGTCGATGCTGTTCGGGGCCATCTCGGGCTCGGCCGTGGCGGCCGCCAGCGCCATCGGCGGCGTGATGGCGCCGGTCATGGAGCGCGAGGGCTACGACCGCGAGTTCGGCGCCGCGGTCAACATCACGGCGTCGACGACGGGGCTGATCATCCCGCCCTCGAACGTGCTGATCATCTACTCGCTCGCCTCGGGCGGCGTGTCGATCGCGTCGCTGTTCCTGGCGGGCTACGTCCCCGGGCTGGTCGTCGGCGGGTTGCTGATGGCGGTCGCGAGCGTGATCGCGCTCCGGCGCGGCTACCCGCGCGAGGCGCGGTCCTCGTTCGGGGAGGTGGCCCACCGGTTCGTCTCGGCCATCCCGAGCCTGTTTCTGCTGGTCGTGGTGATGGGCGGCATCGTGGGGGGCGTGTTCACGGCCACCGAGGCGGCGGCGGTCGCGGTGCTCTACGCGTTCGTGCTCGCGTTCGTCTACCGCGAGATCTCCGTCTCCGACCTGCCCCGCATCCTGCTCGACTCGGCCACGACGACGGCCGTGGTGATGCTGCTGATCGCGACGAGCCTGGCCATGTCGTGGATCATGGCCTACGCCAACATCCCGCAGAACGTGACGGCCTCGCTGCTGGCGCTGACCGACAGCCCGATCGCGATCATGCTGATGATCAACCTGGTGCTGCTGGTGGTCGGCACGTTCATGGACATGACGCCGGCGGTGCTCATCTTCACGCCCATCTTCCTGCCGATCGCGGTCGGCCTGGGCATCGACCCGATCCACTTCGGCATCATCATGGTGCTGAACCTGTGCATCGGGCTGTGCACGCCGCCCGTCGGGGCGGTGCTGTTCGTCGGCGTGGGGGTGGCGAACACGACCATCACGAAGGTCTTGCGCCCGCTGGTGCCGCTCTTCCTGGCGATGGTGGTGGCGCTCCTGGTGGTGACCTTCGTGCCGGCCCTGAGCCTGTGGCTGCCGCGGTTGTTGGGGTATTGA
- a CDS encoding LacI family DNA-binding transcriptional regulator, which produces MVKKVRLVDIADRLGLTKVSVSKALRDHSDISEDTRALVKKTAAEMGYTPNLVARSLSSNRSHTLGVVVPKIAHTFFSSVIEAVQEEATRRGYGILLAVSSESAALERTHIERLLSMRVDGLLVSVSREAPDLGIYERVRQQGVPLVFFDRQIDGLGFGSVTVDDRAAARRAVEHTIGLGYDDIYHIAGTGEVGIGRERRAGYEDALRAHGLPVREDRIVSGGFDEWFGYRAMRDLLAAGAEPKAVFAVSQPVGIGVHGALAEVGLADDVYLVSFGDDAISVFAPLSDAYLRQPTREMGLRAVELLLREIEGEGRPKRGEEAHVVLDVDFVTDHTVPTL; this is translated from the coding sequence ATGGTCAAAAAAGTCCGCCTCGTCGACATCGCCGACCGCCTCGGGCTGACGAAGGTGAGCGTTTCGAAGGCCCTCCGCGACCACAGCGACATCTCGGAGGACACGCGGGCGCTGGTCAAGAAGACAGCTGCCGAGATGGGCTACACGCCCAACCTGGTGGCGCGCTCGCTCTCCTCGAACCGGTCGCACACGCTCGGGGTGGTGGTGCCGAAGATCGCCCACACGTTCTTCTCGTCCGTGATCGAGGCGGTCCAGGAGGAGGCGACCCGGCGCGGCTACGGCATCCTGCTGGCGGTCTCGAGCGAGTCGGCGGCGCTGGAGCGCACCCACATCGAGCGGCTCCTGTCGATGCGCGTGGACGGCCTGCTGGTGTCGGTGTCGCGCGAGGCGCCCGACCTCGGCATCTACGAGCGCGTCCGCCAGCAGGGGGTCCCGCTGGTGTTCTTCGACCGCCAGATCGACGGCCTCGGCTTCGGCAGCGTCACCGTGGACGACCGCGCGGCGGCCCGTCGCGCCGTCGAGCACACGATCGGGCTGGGCTACGACGACATCTACCACATCGCCGGCACCGGGGAGGTGGGCATCGGCCGGGAGCGCCGGGCGGGCTACGAGGACGCCCTGCGCGCCCACGGCCTGCCCGTCCGCGAGGACCGGATCGTGTCGGGCGGGTTCGACGAGTGGTTCGGGTACCGCGCCATGCGGGACTTGCTCGCGGCAGGTGCCGAGCCGAAGGCCGTCTTCGCGGTCTCGCAGCCGGTCGGCATCGGGGTCCACGGCGCGCTCGCCGAGGTGGGCCTGGCCGACGACGTCTACCTCGTCTCGTTCGGCGACGACGCGATCAGCGTGTTCGCCCCGCTCTCGGACGCCTATCTCCGGCAGCCGACGCGCGAGATGGGGCTGCGGGCGGTCGAACTGCTGCTCCGCGAGATCGAGGGCGAGGGGCGGCCGAAGCGCGGCGAGGAGGCCCATGTCGTTCTGGATGTCGACTTCGTGACGGACCATACCGTGCCTACGCTGTAG
- a CDS encoding tagaturonate reductase — MPTDVHLPRLGRSVSPPLEALPERVLQFGTGALLRGLPDAFIDDANRAGFDAGRVVMVGSTGSGRTQVLGDQDGLYTLCIRGLREGERVDETRVIGSVSRAVAASDDWPAVLDLARSPDLALIVSNTTEVGIADDPEDRPDLDPPRSFPGKLAAVLSTRAESVGYRGGDVVILPCELIDGNGDRLREIVLAHAERWHLDRRFAEWLDRSVTFCNTLVDRIVPGTPDDLPALYDRVGYTDDLLTVAEPYRLWAIEGGADLATRLPLTGLDGIVVTDDLTPYRERKVRILNGGHTATVPTALLCGLSTVGAAMDDEVVGPFIRRLIRDEVVPSLDIDLAMAAAFADDVIERFANPFVDHALRDITFQQTAKLGVRVAPSVRRYWEKMEEAPPLLCVGVAAFLSATRPGEIHGLAADAAADDWRARWEGVDPTDEAALRAFAAAALRMWDLEVVAEPVADALVAIERDGCRAVVASCFDA, encoded by the coding sequence ATGCCCACTGACGTCCATCTGCCCCGCCTGGGGCGTTCCGTTTCACCTCCGTTGGAAGCGCTCCCGGAGCGAGTCCTCCAATTCGGCACGGGAGCGCTGCTTCGCGGCCTCCCGGACGCGTTCATCGACGACGCCAACCGCGCCGGATTCGACGCCGGGCGGGTGGTGATGGTCGGCTCGACCGGCAGCGGCCGGACTCAGGTGCTCGGGGACCAGGATGGCCTCTACACGCTCTGCATCCGAGGCCTCCGCGAGGGGGAGCGGGTCGACGAGACCCGCGTGATCGGGTCGGTCTCCCGTGCGGTCGCCGCGTCCGACGACTGGCCCGCGGTCCTCGACCTGGCGCGCAGCCCCGACCTCGCCCTGATCGTCTCCAACACGACCGAGGTGGGCATCGCCGACGACCCCGAGGATCGACCCGATCTCGATCCGCCACGGTCGTTCCCCGGCAAACTGGCCGCCGTGCTGTCCACCCGGGCCGAGTCGGTCGGCTACCGTGGGGGAGACGTGGTCATCCTTCCGTGCGAGCTGATCGACGGCAACGGAGACCGCCTCCGGGAGATCGTCCTCGCGCACGCCGAGCGCTGGCATCTGGACCGCCGCTTTGCCGAGTGGCTCGACCGCTCGGTCACGTTCTGCAACACGCTCGTCGACCGGATCGTGCCGGGCACCCCCGACGATCTGCCCGCGCTGTACGACCGGGTGGGCTACACCGACGACTTACTTACCGTCGCCGAGCCGTACCGCCTCTGGGCCATCGAGGGCGGCGCCGACCTCGCCACGCGCCTCCCGCTGACCGGCCTCGATGGAATCGTCGTCACGGACGACCTGACGCCGTACCGCGAGCGGAAAGTCCGCATCCTGAACGGAGGGCACACAGCCACCGTCCCGACGGCGCTCCTCTGCGGGTTGTCGACGGTCGGCGCGGCGATGGACGACGAGGTGGTGGGGCCTTTCATCCGGCGTCTGATCCGGGACGAGGTCGTGCCCAGCCTCGACATCGACCTGGCGATGGCTGCGGCGTTCGCCGACGACGTGATCGAGCGGTTCGCCAACCCGTTCGTGGACCACGCCCTGCGCGACATCACCTTCCAGCAGACCGCCAAGCTGGGTGTCCGCGTGGCCCCGTCGGTTCGGCGCTACTGGGAGAAGATGGAGGAGGCCCCTCCGCTGCTCTGCGTGGGCGTGGCCGCATTTCTGTCTGCGACCCGTCCGGGCGAGATCCACGGACTCGCGGCCGACGCTGCGGCCGACGACTGGCGCGCGCGGTGGGAGGGCGTCGACCCGACCGACGAGGCGGCGCTGCGCGCGTTCGCCGCTGCCGCGCTTCGCATGTGGGACCTGGAGGTCGTCGCGGAGCCGGTCGCGGATGCGCTGGTCGCCATCGAGCGCGACGGGTGCCGTGCGGTCGTGGCGAGCTGCTTCGACGCATGA
- a CDS encoding TRAP transporter small permease: protein MRSDPSVLLPEMQRHPLYRIKAALDTALGWALVVMMALAVLNVLWQVFTRFVLSSPSSFTDELARYLLIWVGLFGAAYATGKRAHLAIDLLRTTLTGRALHWHGIVVGVIVALFALFVMVIGGARLVSLSFLLGQTSAALQVPLGVVYLALPVSGVLIVVYLTLFILERLRLLRGLPPTLPVLLETTAEAFAESADVNRDADAASFSPIPDA from the coding sequence ATGCGTAGCGACCCCTCCGTGCTGCTCCCCGAGATGCAGCGGCATCCGCTGTACCGCATCAAGGCGGCCCTCGACACGGCCCTCGGGTGGGCGCTCGTGGTCATGATGGCGCTCGCCGTGCTGAACGTGCTGTGGCAGGTGTTCACGCGCTTCGTGCTCAGCAGCCCGAGCTCGTTCACCGACGAGTTGGCGCGCTACCTCCTGATCTGGGTCGGCCTCTTCGGCGCGGCCTACGCGACCGGCAAGCGGGCGCACCTCGCCATCGACCTGCTGCGGACGACGCTGACGGGGCGCGCGCTCCACTGGCACGGGATCGTGGTCGGCGTCATCGTGGCGCTGTTCGCGCTGTTCGTGATGGTGATCGGCGGGGCGCGCCTGGTGTCGCTCTCGTTCCTGCTCGGGCAGACCTCGGCCGCGCTGCAGGTCCCGCTCGGCGTGGTGTACCTGGCGTTGCCCGTCAGCGGCGTGCTGATCGTGGTCTACCTGACGCTGTTCATCCTGGAGCGCCTGCGCCTGCTCCGCGGCCTCCCGCCGACGCTCCCCGTGCTGCTGGAGACCACCGCCGAGGCGTTCGCCGAGTCCGCCGACGTGAACCGCGACGCCGACGCCGCTTCCTTCTCCCCGATCCCCGACGCCTGA